A genomic segment from Nicotiana tabacum cultivar K326 chromosome 7, ASM71507v2, whole genome shotgun sequence encodes:
- the LOC142162112 gene encoding uncharacterized protein LOC142162112, giving the protein MEKLMSVVENPKEFIKLDRFNGTNFTRWRDKMIFLLSALNICYVLDSALPPMPEPTTEDSDVVKEERKKREHDKLLCRGHILNTLTDRLYDLYCNLKSPREIWTALQTTYQNEKRGIDKFLALQYFEFKIFDTRPIMDQIHELQILVSKLSDLEVKIPDALQIGAILSKLPSSWNDYRKKILHSMDKMIVEQFRTHIQI; this is encoded by the coding sequence ATGGAGAAATTGATGTCTGTTGTTGAGAATCCGAAGGAGTTCATCAAACTTGATCGCTTTAATGGAACGAACTTTACCCGTTGGAGAGACaagatgatattcttgttgtccGCTCTCAATATCTgctatgttcttgattctgccTTGCCTCCGATGCCTGAGCCCACAACAGAAGATTCTGACGTagtcaaggaagaaaggaagaaacgagaACATGATAAACTGTTGTGTCGCGGCCATATTCTGAATACTTTGACAGATCGACTCTATGATCTTTACTGCAATCTGAAGTCGCCAAGAGAGATTTGGACTGCTCTACAAACTACATACCAGAATGAAAAACGAGGTATTGACAAATTCCTGGCTCTACAGtactttgaatttaaaatatttgatactagGCCTATAATGGATCAGATTCATGAACTGCAAATCTTAGTATCAAAACTAAGTGATCTTGAAGTTAAAATTCCTGATGCACTTCAAATAGGTGCTATTCTTTCGAAATTGCCTTCCTCTTGGAATGActatagaaagaaaatcctaCATTCTATGGATAAAATGATTGTGGAACAATTTCGTACTCACATTCAAATTTAA